The genome window CTCCTGGAGCGCACGGCAGGCGACATTCTGCTGATCGTCGATGACCAGCTGCGCATCACCCGGGTCGGGGCGGGTGCCGCGGCGCTTGCCGAGCGCGCGGTGAGGGAGCTGGTCGGGATGAGCCTGATCGCCGCGTTCGGGTCAGCGCCGCTTGATGCGCTGGCGCGGCGTGCCGCAAGCGAGCGCTCCCCTTCGCTCGGCGAGGCAGACCTCGGGCCGCGCGGCGGGCGTGCATTCGCCGTCGACGCCGTCCCGCTCGCCGACGGAAACCTCGTCCTGGCGCTGCACGAGATCACGGCGCTCCGCCGTGCGGAACGCGTACGGCGCGACTTCGTCACCAACATCAGCCACGAGCTGCGCACGCCGCTGGCCTCCGTCAAGCTGCTGGCCGAGACGCTCTCTGCCGGCGCGGTCAAGGACGCGGCCACCGCCGGCAAGTTCGCCGTTCAGATCGAGCGGGAGGTGGATCACCTGGCGCAGCTCGTGTCGGAGCTGCTGGACCTGTCCATGATCGAGTCGGGGGAGAGCACCCTGCGGCTGGAGCCGGTCGACCCGAGCGCCGTGATCGCTGACGTGGCCGAGCGAATCGGGCCGGTGGCCGCTCGTCGTGGCATCGCCGTTCGTCTGCGAGGCGAGACAGAGGGCGCGGAAGTCAAGGTCAACGCCGATGTGGGCCGCCTCGGCCAGGCGCTCCTGAACCTGGCACATAACGCGGTCAAGTACAACCGCCCGGGGGGCGAGCTGCGGCTGGGCTGGGAGCGGTCGGAGGGCGGCGTGCGGTTCACGGTCGCCGACGACGGGATCGGGATCTCCGAGGCCCACCAGCAGCGGATCTTCGAGCGCTTCTACAAGGTCGACCGCTCCCGGGCCCAGGAGTCCGATGACGCGACAGGCGGCGGCAGTGCCGGACTGGGGCTGGCCATCGTGCGGCACATCGCCGAGGCGCACGGCGGCTCGGCCGGCGTGCGGAGCGTCGAGGGCGATGGCTCGACCTTCTGGGTCGAGCTGCCCCGGGCCGAACCTGCCTGATATAGTTGTCGGGTCAACCATGAACACACAGAACACGATCCCCGGGCCACGCGACCCGCGCCTGGAGACCTGGCGCTCCTTCCTGGTCGCGCATGCCCAGATCCGACGCCAGCTGGAGCGAGAGCTGCAGGCCGAGCAGTCGCTTGGCCTTGGCGAGTACGAGGTGCTGCTCATCCTGGCGCGCGCCGCCAACCGGCAGCTGCGCATGAGCGAGCTGGCGGACCACCTGGTACTGTCGCGCAGCGGCGTGACACGCCTGGTCGATCGGCTCGAGGCGGATGCACTGGTCGAGCGCACCTCGTGCGCCACCGACCGACGTGGTTCGTGGGCGACCCTGACGGCTGCCGGCCACGCCCGCCTGCGACGGGCTGCGCCCACCCACCTGCGTGGCGTCGGCGAGCACTTCCTGGATCGCATCCCTCCCGCCGAGCTCGACGCCCTCCAGCGCACCCTCGACCGCGTCCTGGACGAGGCCTAGCCTCCCGGCGCTCCGCTAGCTCCTGGCAGCTCCCCAGCCGCCTCTGCCCGAAGGCTGTTGACCATCGGTGCCCGACCGTCGTTCGGCGCCAGAGCAAGAAACCGATCGAACTCGCGCACCGCCGTCGGCGTGTCTCCGCGCCGGAACGCGATCACCCCGCGGTAGAAGGGGATATCCGGCTCATCGGGACCGGCGACAGTGGCGTACGTATCGGTCGTCGCCTGGGCATCGTCGTAGTGCGCCGTCGCCAGGTAGGCGTTGATGAGACGTCGATAGGCCGAGTGATTCTCCGGTTCCAGCGCGAGCAGGATCTGCAGCGCGACCGCCGCTCGCTGCAGGTCGTCCGGCGAGTCGCCCGCCAGGTAGGCATCCGCGAGGTCGGAAACGACCCGCGCATCGCGCGGGTTCGCCTCGAACAGGGCCAGCAGGCGCTGGATCTCGGCCTGGCGATCAGCCTCCCGCTCCATCGCATCGGCGAGCGGCTGGTTCACGACGGTGCGTTCGGCCAGGCCGAAGGATCCAGGAAGCGCGAAGCCGACCAGCAGGGCCAGCGCAACCACAGCCGCGAGCGCAGCGATCATGCCCCGCCCCTGCCGAGGCGGCGCCGCTCCTGGCGAGGCCTCGACCGCGGCCGGCGCAAGGGTCTCCGCCGCTCGCGACTCGGCCTCGGCGCGCTCACGCTCGTACGAAGCGTCGTCGAGCGAGCCGGCTCGACGATCCGCCTCAACGTCGAGCAGGGCGTCTAGCGCGACGCTGTGGCGCAGCGCCCTTGCCTCGGCCTCGGCCTGCGCGTCGAAGGTGACCGTCCCGGAGCCTGGACGAAGCAGCGGCCACGCGATGGCAGCCGCCACCGCCAGTCCGATTGCCGCGAACAGGACCCACTGAAGGAGGTCAGGCATCGAGCTGCTCGACCTCGTCGCGGATCTGTTCACGCAGCCCTGGACTCGGGGCCGGCATGACCGGCGCGACCGCTGCTCGGTCGCGTCGCAACCACCAGGCGAAGACGCCGATGCCTACGACGACCGCCCCAGCCGGGATCCACCACGCGAAGGGCGACGGAGGCGCCAGCAGAATCCAGTCGCCAAAGCGGGCCACGAAATACCCGCGAATCTGCTCCGGCGTCTGACCGGCCGCCAGCTGTTCGGCGATCTGGCGCCTGATGGCGGCCGCCGCTGCCGTCTGCGACTCGGCCACCGACAGCGCCTGGCAATCAGGGCAACGCAGCTCCGCCGCAATCTGCCGCGCCTGCTCGGCCTGGGTGGGCGGCGCGTCTGGGCGCACCAGCTCCAGCACGACCAGCCCGCCCAAAGCCAGGAGCGCGGCGACGGCCACCGGGAGCACCAGCCGCCTCATGGTGTGAGCCCGAGCGCGGCGAGTTGGGTGGCGACTACCTCGGTCGTCAGCGGTCCCCAGTGGCGGGCGACCACGATCCCGTGCGCGTCGACGAAGAAGGTCTCCGGCGGACCCGTTACGCCATAGGCGATGGTGATGCGGCCGTCGGAATTCAGCACATTCGGCCAGCTGACCTCTCCGTAGCGAGCCAGGAAGCCGCGGGCGTCATCGGGCGTGTCGTTGACGAGCACCCCGACCATCTGCAGCTCTCCGCGGTAGCGCGCCGCAAGGTCCAGCAGGACCGGGTGCTCGTCGACGCACGCGGGGATGCAGGAGCTGGCCCAGAAGTTGACGACCGCCGGCTTGCCCGCCAGATCGGCGGAGGAGAAGTGGTCGCCTTCGAGGGTGCTCCCCGCGAAGGCTGGCATGGGCTTGCCGACCAGCGGCGAGGGGATCAGCCGCGGGTCGCGCCCGAGCCCCGTGAAGAGGAGCCATGCGAGGGGCAGCACCACCAGTGGCACGAACAGCAAGCGAAGCCAGGGGAGGCGCATCGGTCAGGTTCCGGCCGCCAGCGCGGCCTCGACGGCGACCCGTCGCCGGTCGGGCCAGATGGCGAAGAGGGCCCCCAGCGCCACAATCGCGCCGCCGGTCCAGATCCACATCACCAGCGGATTGACGAAGACCCTGAAGGTGGCCGCCCGGGTCGTGGGGTTGTAGCCGAGGAGCGTCACGTACAGGTCCTCGTCGAGGGCGGTGCGGACGACCGGCGTGGCGATGGCGGTCGACGAGTTCGGGTAGTCACGCAGGGAGGTGGCGATCGGTCCGGCCTGCGGGCCAGACACCGTCAGCTCGGCGCGCGTCTCGATCACCCGCGGATCCGAGGCGAGCGGCTCGGTGACGAATTTGTCGTAGGTGAGGGTGTAGGAGCCGATCGAGAGGCTCTCCCCCAGCCCCAGGGTGGCGGTCCGGTCAGAACTGAGCGTGGCCGAGACCGCGATCGCCACCGCCATGACGCAGATCCCGACGTGAGCCAGGTACCCCCCATATCGGCGCCGATTGCGCGTCGCCAGGCGGAGCACGGCAAGGGGCGTCGGCTCGCCTCGGGATCGGGCGCGCGAACGGGCGCCGCGAACGACCTCGTCGCCCATCACCACCAGCACGAAGGTCGCCAGCCCCAGCATCCCGAGCGGCGCCGGGTCACGCACCCCCATGGCCCAGGCAGCGACCACCACCCCGACGCCCGACAGGATCGGGACGGCGAAGCGCTCCCGCACGGTCGCCCAGGACGCCCCGCCCCACGGCAGTGCCGGCCCGACCCCGGCCAGGAAGAGGAGCGCCACGAAGATCGGCGCGTTGACCCGGTTGAACCACGGCGCTCCCACACTCGCCTTCGCCCCGGTGGTCGCCTCGACCAGGACCGGATACAGCGTGCCGAACAGGACGGCGAAGGTGATCCCCAGGAAGAGCACGTTGTTGAACAGGAAGGCCGACTCACGGCTCACCACTCCTCCGGCAGGACGCCGGTCCCGCAGGTCGGGGAGGCGCCAGATGAGGAGACCCACCGCGACGCTCAGCGTGACCAGGATCGCGGAGGCGAACCACGCCCCGATCCCCGAGGTGGTGAAGGCGTGCACGCTGTTCACGATCCCGGAACGCGTCAGGAAGGTTCCGACCAGGGTCAGCACGAAGGTCGCGATCACGAGTGCGTGGGTCCAGGTACGGAGCGTGCCGCGCCGCTCGGCGACCATGCTGGAATGGATGAAGGCCGTCGCCGTCAGCCACGGCAGCAGGGCGGCGTTCTCGACGGGGTCCCAGGCCCAGTAGCCGCCCCAGCCCAGGACGGCGTAGCTCCACCAGGCACCGGCCACGATCCCGGCGGTGAGGAAGATCCATGGCACCAGGGTCCATCGGCGCACGACCGCCAGCCATTCCTCATCGGTGCGGCGCGTGATGAGGGCCGCCATGCCGAAGGCGAACGGGATCGCCATTCCGGTGTAGCCCAGGTACAGGAGCGGCGGGTGGAGCCCCATGAACGGGTGGTTCTGGAGGAGTGCGTTCGGTCCGTTTCCCTCGAGGCCGATGGGTGTCACCCGCACGAATGGGTCCCCCGCCCAGGCCATCACCGCGAAGAAGAAGGCCGTGCCAAGCGCCAGTGTCGCCCCGACCCACGGCATCAGGGCCGGCAGGCGGGCGCGATACCGATACAGGACCAGGCTCGCCCAGCCGCTGGCCAGCAGGGTCCAGAACAGGATCGATCCCTCGAGCGCCGCCCAGAGCGAGATGACTGAGTAGAAGGGCGGCGTGGTGGTCGCGTTGTTGCGCGCCACGTACAGGACGCTGAAGTCGTGGGTCAGCAGCGAGAGAACCATGGCCACGCAAGCGAACGCGACCAGTCCGAATGCGGCGTACATGGCGCGACGTGCGCTGGCCAGCGCCGCTGCATCGCCGCTGCGGCCGCCCAGGATGAAGACTCCGGCGGCATACAGGGTCGCCGCCAGCCCGATGATGACGACGAGGTGGCCGAGGGTCGGGATCACGAGCCGGGGTCGAAGGCCTGCGTCGGCAGCCCGCCCGCGGACGGGGCGACGTA of Chloroflexota bacterium contains these proteins:
- a CDS encoding heme lyase CcmF/NrfE family subunit; amino-acid sequence: MIPTLGHLVVIIGLAATLYAAGVFILGGRSGDAAALASARRAMYAAFGLVAFACVAMVLSLLTHDFSVLYVARNNATTTPPFYSVISLWAALEGSILFWTLLASGWASLVLYRYRARLPALMPWVGATLALGTAFFFAVMAWAGDPFVRVTPIGLEGNGPNALLQNHPFMGLHPPLLYLGYTGMAIPFAFGMAALITRRTDEEWLAVVRRWTLVPWIFLTAGIVAGAWWSYAVLGWGGYWAWDPVENAALLPWLTATAFIHSSMVAERRGTLRTWTHALVIATFVLTLVGTFLTRSGIVNSVHAFTTSGIGAWFASAILVTLSVAVGLLIWRLPDLRDRRPAGGVVSRESAFLFNNVLFLGITFAVLFGTLYPVLVEATTGAKASVGAPWFNRVNAPIFVALLFLAGVGPALPWGGASWATVRERFAVPILSGVGVVVAAWAMGVRDPAPLGMLGLATFVLVVMGDEVVRGARSRARSRGEPTPLAVLRLATRNRRRYGGYLAHVGICVMAVAIAVSATLSSDRTATLGLGESLSIGSYTLTYDKFVTEPLASDPRVIETRAELTVSGPQAGPIATSLRDYPNSSTAIATPVVRTALDEDLYVTLLGYNPTTRAATFRVFVNPLVMWIWTGGAIVALGALFAIWPDRRRVAVEAALAAGT
- the ccmI gene encoding c-type cytochrome biogenesis protein CcmI, whose amino-acid sequence is MPDLLQWVLFAAIGLAVAAAIAWPLLRPGSGTVTFDAQAEAEARALRHSVALDALLDVEADRRAGSLDDASYERERAEAESRAAETLAPAAVEASPGAAPPRQGRGMIAALAAVVALALLVGFALPGSFGLAERTVVNQPLADAMEREADRQAEIQRLLALFEANPRDARVVSDLADAYLAGDSPDDLQRAAVALQILLALEPENHSAYRRLINAYLATAHYDDAQATTDTYATVAGPDEPDIPFYRGVIAFRRGDTPTAVREFDRFLALAPNDGRAPMVNSLRAEAAGELPGASGAPGG
- a CDS encoding redoxin family protein, whose translation is MRLPWLRLLFVPLVVLPLAWLLFTGLGRDPRLIPSPLVGKPMPAFAGSTLEGDHFSSADLAGKPAVVNFWASSCIPACVDEHPVLLDLAARYRGELQMVGVLVNDTPDDARGFLARYGEVSWPNVLNSDGRITIAYGVTGPPETFFVDAHGIVVARHWGPLTTEVVATQLAALGLTP
- a CDS encoding MarR family transcriptional regulator, producing MNTQNTIPGPRDPRLETWRSFLVAHAQIRRQLERELQAEQSLGLGEYEVLLILARAANRQLRMSELADHLVLSRSGVTRLVDRLEADALVERTSCATDRRGSWATLTAAGHARLRRAAPTHLRGVGEHFLDRIPPAELDALQRTLDRVLDEA
- a CDS encoding ATP-binding protein, which encodes MSTDPLAAAAFAALLERTAGDILLIVDDQLRITRVGAGAAALAERAVRELVGMSLIAAFGSAPLDALARRAASERSPSLGEADLGPRGGRAFAVDAVPLADGNLVLALHEITALRRAERVRRDFVTNISHELRTPLASVKLLAETLSAGAVKDAATAGKFAVQIEREVDHLAQLVSELLDLSMIESGESTLRLEPVDPSAVIADVAERIGPVAARRGIAVRLRGETEGAEVKVNADVGRLGQALLNLAHNAVKYNRPGGELRLGWERSEGGVRFTVADDGIGISEAHQQRIFERFYKVDRSRAQESDDATGGGSAGLGLAIVRHIAEAHGGSAGVRSVEGDGSTFWVELPRAEPA
- a CDS encoding cytochrome c-type biogenesis protein CcmH — translated: MLPVAVAALLALGGLVVLELVRPDAPPTQAEQARQIAAELRCPDCQALSVAESQTAAAAAIRRQIAEQLAAGQTPEQIRGYFVARFGDWILLAPPSPFAWWIPAGAVVVGIGVFAWWLRRDRAAVAPVMPAPSPGLREQIRDEVEQLDA